Proteins encoded together in one Musa acuminata AAA Group cultivar baxijiao chromosome BXJ3-6, Cavendish_Baxijiao_AAA, whole genome shotgun sequence window:
- the LOC103974427 gene encoding uncharacterized protein LOC103974427: MASVAPFSAPSPLSSSSSSSSPRAPPAAAVAPSLRPAVPAFPWCGRRPAASRVVAVSAVGELSSDSNTYLIAGAIGVALVGTAFPILFSRRDICPECDGAGFVRQAGAALRANAARKDQSQIVCPRCNGLGKLGQIDK; the protein is encoded by the exons ATGGCATCCGTGGCTCCCTTCTCAGCTCCCtcacctctttcttcttcttcttcttcttcctcccctcggGCACCACCGGCTGCTGCAGTCGCGCCTTCCCTGCGCCCGGCGGTTCCGGCCTTTCCTTGGTGCGGCAGAAGGCCTGCTGCTTCCAGGGTGGTGGCGGTGTCGGCAGTCGGGGAGCTGTCGTCCGACAGCAACACGTATCTGATCGCCGGAGCCATCGGTGTGGCGCTTGTCGGCACTGCTTTCCCCATACTCTTCTCTCGCAGGGACAT ATGCCCAGAGTGTGACGGAGCTGGGTTCGTCAGGCAAGCTGGGGCGGCACTGAGGGCTAATGCAGCAAGGAAGGATCAATCTCAGATAGTTTGTCCTCGTTGCAATGGGCTGGGGAAGTTGGGACAAATCGACAAATAA
- the LOC135641619 gene encoding uncharacterized protein LOC135641619 — translation MATSTISSSPLLLAAPKCASRASSKLCFDPSPRLTTSGRPRLDLCTRKRRFGGDSLKSSRIWRVSAVAEETLPPEATVEKAQQIIPAAAEDSAASTVVSALLVVAFIGLSILTIGVIYLAVQDFLRKREREKFEKEDAEKKKKGGKKAKAKARTGPRGFGQKIEEDED, via the exons ATGGCAACATCAACCATATCTTCgtctcctctcctcctcgctgCTCCCAAATGCGCTTCCCGTGCTTCTTCCAAGCTATGCTTCGATCCGAGTCCCCGACTGACCACCTCCGGTCGCCCTCGACTAGATCTATGCACACGGAAGAGAAGGTTTGGAGGAGATTCACTCAAAAGCTCTCGAATTTGGCGGGTCTCGGCTGTCGCGGAGGAAACTTTGCCGCCGGAGGCCACCGTGGAGAAGGCCCAGCAGATTATTCCCGCCGCTGCTGAAGACAGCGCTGCATCCACCGTCGTCTCTGCTTTACTCGTCGTCGCCTTTATCGGACTCTCCATCCTCACCATAGGG GTGATCTACTTGGCAGTGCAAGATTTTCTgaggaaaagagaaagagagaagtttgagaaagaagatgcagaaaagaagaagaagggaggaaagAAAGCAAAAGCCAAGGCAAGGACTGGACCAAGAGGCTTTGGCCAGAAGATCGAAGAAGATGAGGATTAG
- the LOC135640506 gene encoding transcription factor PCL1-like, which translates to MGEEAGSDDEFDRLSAADDVSSGGDDDDDGRVLEWELGLPSGEELTPLSQPLVPPQLASAFSVKPEPARTALDVHRASQSTIFGLRRVAPSSDAFAAFRSFSPFPPAAADETVAFEGDDPVVAGESSGKIPLFGPISPCAESPEAEPSTPQPDDSSDDHSARALKRPRLVWTPQLHKRFIDVVTHLGIKNAVPKTIMQLMNVEGLTRENVASHLQKYRLYLKRMQGIPDEGPSPSDHLFTSTPPATQSLHEQHVHTPMRYAMPAMFSMPVFGMAPPHGHGRPITMVPAVHNHGNGAHHAFEPQHPYGAFSERHKD; encoded by the exons ATGGGCGAGGAGGCGGGCAGCGATGACGAATTCGACCGCCTCTCGGCTGCCGACGATGTAagcagcggcggcgacgacgacgacgacggcaggGTTCTCGAGTGGGAGCTCGGCCTCCCTAGCGGCGAGGAGCTCACTCCACTGTCCCAGCCCTTGGTACCGCCGCAGCTTGCCTCGGCTTTTAGCGTCAAGCCAGAGCCCGCCCGGACTGCGCTCGACGTCCATCGGGCCTCCCAGTCCACCATCTTCGGCCTCCGCCGCGTCGCCCCCTCCTCCGATGCCTTCGCCGCCTTCAGATCCTTCTCCCCCTTCCCGCCCGCCGCCGCTGATGAAACCGTGGCCTTTGAGGGCGACGATCCGGTGGTCGCCGGTGAGTCTTCAGGCAAAATCCCACTTTTTGGGCCCATTTCCCCCTGCGCTGAATCGCCGGAGGCGGAACCGTCTACTCCCCAGCCGGACGATTCGAGCGACGACCACTCCGCGAGGGCCCTGAAGCGGCCGCGCCTCGTCTGGACGCCGCAGCTCCACAAGAGGTTCATCGATGTGGTCACCCATCTGGGGATCAAGAACGCGGTGCCGAAGACCATCATGCAGCTGATGAACGTGGAGGGACTGACGAGAGAGAACGTCGCGAGCCACCTCCAAAAGTATAGGCTTTACCTGAAAAGAATGCAAGGAATCCCAGACGAGGGGCCCTCGCCATCGGATCACTTGTTCACCTCAACGCCGCCGGCGACACAGAGTCTTCACGAGCAACATGTCCACACGCCCATGCGGTATGCCATGCCGGCTATGTTCTCAATGCCAGTCTTTGGAATGGCTCCTCCACATGGACATGGTCGTCCGATCACAATGGTGCCGGCTGTACACAATCACGGAAATGGAGCTCATCATGCGTTTGAGCCACAGCATCCTTATGGAGCTTTCAGCGAGCGGCACAAGGATTG A
- the LOC103992938 gene encoding ethylene receptor 2-like: protein MRSLSLPSCGGCDGEDDPSSLWSVASILQYQKAGDLLIALAYFSIPLELFYFVTCSDIFPFRWVILQFGAFIVLCSLSHLAAAFTYAPHSFLLFLTLTVLKFLTALVSLATAISLVALIPQLLRLFVREGLLRQKARELDRDLGLMRRQEEAAWRVPMLTAEIRRSLDRNTILDTTLVQLSAALSLRECAIWMPTSPSSMSLTHQLHSGPRPPASVSTDDADVIEIMSRNGVVILDPKSNLVRAAMASEAVGRVAATRVPLLKVSHFNDESMEASHAILILVLPDGEVREWTSHELETVEVVADQVAVALSHAAILEDSLLIREKLLEQNMVLNRARHDALLAREARESFKCFMTREIIGPIRSIGAIFSLLQVEKLSPQQLGMVTTGLTLSSLIGEAANISGFEEGELELILQQFHVRAILEEAVTMSRLLCACRGVHFKFEVSGQVHRAVVGDTKRILQALWCMLGNVLGFGDCRAIFLQVLVESSMQDDISISKYGVMQQGLEEGTVVLKFEVRRIGIKRKDNNIAHSKHGPDIGDPGISFAICEKLARLMHGSFSALPEAAYEESFQLLIRLPCPRSRDELLMTRHTDIESCPFKGMRVLLMDIDRSSIVITKLLLEKLGCHLTTVHSWRHGVHMMGSQFHLLLIDDKILENNRHEVASRIKQLSSKSWPLFVALTPNADRKTKERCLQDGMHGVLCKPVILKQMIDELQRITQQLQIPHPLLMTQQN from the exons ATGCGGTCGTTGTCGCTGCCGTCCTGCGGTGGCTGCGACGGCGAGGACGACCCGTCCTCCCTGTGGAGCGTCGCCAGCATCCTCCAGTACCAGAAAGCCGGCGACTTGCTCATCGCCCTCGCATACTTCTCCATCCCGCTCGAGCTCTTCTACTTCGTCACCTGCTCCGATATCTTCCCCTTCCGCTGGGTCATCCTCCAGTTCGGGGCCTTCATCGTGCTCTGCAGCCTCAGCCACCTCGCCGCCGCCTTCACCTACGCCCCCCACTCGTTCCTTCTGTTCCTCACCCTCACCGTCCTCAAGTTCCTCACTGCGCTCGTCTCCCTCGCCACCGCCATCTCCCTCGTCGCGCTCATCCCGCAGCTGCTCCGCCTCTTCGTCCGCGAAGGCCTCCTCCGCCAGAAGGCGCGCGAGCTCGACCGCGATCTCGGCCTCATGCGCCGCCAGGAGGAGGCCGCGTGGCGCGTTCCCATGCTCACCGCCGAGATACGCCGTTCCCTCGACCGGAACACCATCCTCGACACCACTCTGGTCCAGCTCTCGGCCGCGCTCTCGCTCCGTGAGTGCGCCATATGGATGCCCACCTCGCCTTCCTCCATGTCCCTAACCCACCAGCTCCACAGCGGTCCCCGCCCGCCGGCGTCCGTTTCCACGGACGACGCCGATGTCATCGAGATTATGTCACGTAACGGCGTGGTGATTCTGGACCCAAAATCCAATCTTGTGCGGGCCGCGATGGCGAGCGAGGCTGTTGGCCGGGTGGCGGCCACTCGGGTGCCTCTGCTTAAAGTGTCCCATTTCAATGATGAGAGCATGGAGGCATCGCATGCTATTCTCATTCTGGTGCTTCCCGATGGAGAAGTCAGGGAGTGGACCTCTCACGAGCTCGAGACAGTGGAGGTTGTCGCGGACCAGGTGGCCGTCGCGCTCTCCCATGCTGCTATTCTTGAGGATTCTTTGCTCATAAGGGAGAAGCTTCTGGAGCAGAACATGGTCCTCAACCGTGCCCGCCATGATGCTCTGCTTGCAAGAGAGGCCCGAGAGTCATTCAAGTGCTTTATGACTCGGGAAATCATCGGGCCAATACGCTCGATTGGTGCCATCTTTTCACTGTTGCAAGTTGAGAAGCTGAGTCCTCAGCAACTGGGAATGGTGACAACCGGGCTCACCTTGTCATCTCTGATCGGGGAAGCGGCCAACATCTCTGGGTTTGAGGAGGGAGAGCTGGAGCTGATCTTGCAACAGTTTCATGTTCGTGCAATTCTAGAAGAAGCTGTGACCATGTCGAGGCTATTGTGTGCTTGCCGAGGTGTGCACTTTAAATTTGAAGTATCCGGCCAAGTTCACAGAGCTGTAGTTGGGGACACGAAGCGGATACTTCAGGCTCTTTGGTGCATGCTTGGAAATGTCTTGGGCTTTGGTGATTGCAGGGCCATCTTCCTCCAAGTCCTAGTAGAAAGTAGCATGCAGGATGACATTTCGATAAGCAAGTATGGGGTCATGCAACAGGGTCTAGAAGAGGGTACAGTTGTGCTGAAGTTTGAAGTTAGAAGAATTGGTATCAAAAGAAAAGACAACAACATTGCTCACAGCAAGCATGGACCTGATATTGGTGATCCTGGGATTAGCTTTGCTATATGCGAGAAGCTGGCAAGA CTTATGCACGGGAGCTTTTCTGCTCTTCCAGAAGCTGCATACGAGGAGAGTTTTCAGCTGCTCATCAGATTACCATGTCCTCGATCAAGGGATGAACTACTAATGACAAGGCACACTGATATTGAGAGTTGTCCATTCAAAGGAATGAGAGTTCTGCTGATGGACATCGATCGATCCAGTATAGTAATCACCAAATTGCTTCTTGAGAAACTTGGATGTCATCTTACTACAGTGCATTCATGGCGCCACGGTGTCCATATGATGGGAAGCCAATTCCACCTATTACTTATTGATGATAAAATTCTTGAGAACAATAGGCACGAAGTTGCTTCTCGCATAAAACAACTTAGTAGCAAGAGCTGGCCGCTGTTTGTTGCGTTAACACCTAATGCTGACAGGAAGAcaaaagaaagatgccttcaggaTGGGATGCATGGTGTATTATGCAAACCAGTCATATTGAAGCAGATGATAGATGAGTTGCAGAGAATCACCCAGCAACTACAAATTCCACATCCTTTGTTGATGACGCAGCAAAATTAG
- the LOC103992939 gene encoding probable transcriptional regulator RABBIT EARS, whose amino-acid sequence MPFLSSQIPPLGVSSSYDAESWEEQAFARDSAGDLGSCVWPPRSYSCSFCGREFRSAQALGGHMNVHRRDRAMLKHSPSLDSCTPTGAACPPPIASLDQRALVNPNPNSSSISTRVPAAASRLEWKERDSISPLYSSSVVGENRKRSLFSTATTSTESATLQLFSLPELNLHKRNSQRWKDEDDSDDYNSCCKRVRRTDSVHPFRVRPSSSGETQPLHPEVLKHDHGPVEELDLELRLGDSPQVKPLCLDEDR is encoded by the coding sequence ATGCCGTTCCTTAGCTCTCAGATCCCTCCGCTCGGTGTCAGCTCTTCGTACGATGCCGAGTCATGGGAAGAACAGGCGTTCGCCAGAGACTCCGCAGGAGATTTAGGAAGCTGCGTATGGCCTCCCAGGTCGTATTCGTGCAGCTTCTGCGGGCGAGAGTTCCGATCAGCTCAAGCACTCGGTGGCCACATGAACGTGCACCGGAGGGATCGCGCCATGCTTAAACACTCTCCGAGCCTCGATTCCTGCACACCAACAGGCGCGGCATGTCCGCCCCCGATCGCCTCTCTGGATCAGAGAGCTCTtgtcaaccctaaccctaattcatCGTCTATCTCTACTAGGGTTCCTGCTGCTGCATCCAGACTGGAGTGGAAGGAACGCGACTCCATATCTCCCTTGTACTCCTCGTCTGTTGTCGGGGAGAACCGAAAGCGATCGCTCTTCTCCACAGCTACAACCAGCACCGAATCAGCAACTCTACAGCTATTCTCTCTCCCAGAACTAAATCTGCACAAGAGGAATTCTCAAAGGTGGAAAGATGAGGACGATAGCGATGACTACAACAGCTGCTGCAAGAGAGTTAGGAGAACCGACTCAGTGCATCCCTTCCGTGTTCGACCATCTTCTTCGGGGGAGACGCAACCGCTGCACCCTGAGGTCCTCAAACATGATCATGGCCCCGTTGAAGAGTTGGATCTTGAGCTTAGGCTTGGAGACAGCCCTCAGGTTAAACCTTTGTGCTTGGATGAAGATAGATAG
- the LOC135640227 gene encoding uncharacterized protein LOC135640227, with protein MGCRIRVESLQWSTQARLDEGWSRNATFSAPPKPPQTWQAFAAPSLLKCGAIPPCFFCELMRPLALLKSRKGREKTQMAQSGRNRLHFLDYCPGKHHLPASNLHPHKGVSSPRGHWSAPTTPTFREFYDHEDYHHHHAKKSVLVKVKEKARKWRQMLLKKRHGQGKHNPTPPWGVSLDAGLEEEDGHPRHHGASVSESETAPYAPAVDSAPANHSSPQVKSTVTLLSTTDEESETMQKDEVRSEQPASDDHLGAVKDLPIPDTTVVPAAIDKAPMKDESMDQKPAGNSNKTLSETVTEMLTPAYAAVSEATQAIASKFQGSSPRYEMVAKQVWDKGVSMKEYLMQKLEPGEEDRALCEVITGAVSPRNVSHGCAEAGAVKTREEAVSSLTGKEESEGSPIPVSTNPHAGM; from the exons atgggTTGCCGAATTCGTGTAGAGAGTCTTCAATGGTCCACACAGGCACGGCTCGACGAAGGGTGGTCAAGAAATGCCACCTTCTCCGCACCACCCAAACCTCCTCAAACTTGGCAAGCTTTTGCCGCTCCTTCCCTGCTTAAATGCGGTGCGATCCCTCCATGCTTCTTTTGCGAGTTGATGAGACCTCTCGCGTTGCTCAAGTCCAGGAAGGGAAGAGAGAAAACGCAAATGGCTCAATCAGGGAGGAACagattacattttcttgactACTGTCCGGGGAAACACCATCTTCCGGCCAGCAATCTGCACCCGCATAAAG GTGTGTCGTCTCCGCGTGGACATTGGTCGGCGCCGACGACGCCAACCTTCAGGGAATTCTACGACCATGAAGactaccaccaccaccatgcGAAGAAGTCGGTGCTGGTGAAGGTGAAGGAGAAGGCAAGGAAGTGGAGGCAGATGCTTCTGAAGAAGAGACATGGGCAGGGGAAACACAACCCCACACCACCCTGGGGAGTTAGCTTGGACGCGGGGCTCGAAGAAGAAGACGGACATCCCCGCCACCATGGCGCCTCGG TGTCCGAGTCAGAGACGGCACCGTATGCTCCTGCCGTTGACTCTGCTCCAGCGAATCATTCGAGTCCGCAGGTGAAATCAACAGTTACTCTACTCAGTACGACAGACGAGGAATCGGAGACGATGCAGAAGGATGAAGTGCGTAGTGAGCAACCGGCGTCGGACGACCACCTCGGCGCAGTCAAGGATCTACCCATACCAGACACGACTGTAGTGCCTGCTGCCATCGACAAGGCTCCCATGAAGGATGAGTCCATGGATCAAAAACCAGCCGGCAACAGCAATAAGACCCTGAGCGAGACGGTAACGGAGATGCTCACGCCGGCGTACGCTGCGGTGTCGGAGGCGACCCAAGCAATAGCCTCCAAGTTCCAGGGATCGAGTCCAAGGTACGAGATGGTCGCCAAGCAAGTGTGGGACAAGGGGGTCTCCATGAAGGAGTATCTGATGCAGAAGCTGGAGCCCGGAGAGGAAGACAGAGCTCTGTGCGAAGTCATTACCGGGGCGGTGAGCCCCAGAAATGTGAGCCATGGCTGTGCTGAAGCAGGCGCTGTGAAGACCAGGGAGGAAGCAGTCTCGTCTTTGACGGGAAAGGAGGAAAGCGAGGGGTCACCCATACCGGTCTCCACGAATCCTCATGCAGGAATGTAA